In the Dolichospermum flos-aquae CCAP 1403/13F genome, ACTCAATGGCTGTTTCACCATCTTCCGCTTCCGCGATAATCTCCAAACCAGTTTCTTGCTGCAATCGCACACGCAAGCCCAAACGGAAAAGTTCATCATCCTCAACTAGGAGGATTTTTATGGGGGTAGAAGACATCTGATGTTGTTTAAGATTGAAATGGCAAAACAGGGAGCTTGAAGGCAAAAATAGCGCCATTGGGAACTCTGTTTTCTGCCCATATTATACCGTTATGAGCTTCAATAATTTGCCGAGATAAATAAAGTCCTAATCCCGAACCTTTAGCTTGGCGTTGGGAAAGCTCACCGCGATAGCGTTCGCGGAGCGTCCCGGAGGGAACTAGCGCTCCGTAGGAATCGCTATTTCCTTGGTAAAATCGTTCAAATAAGTGGGAAAACTGTTCAGGTTGGATACCTGCACCTGTATCTAAAATTTTGACAACTTGATAGGAAGTTTGCGATTCTAAGACAATTTCGACATGATCACCGCGTCGAGAATGGTTAATAGCATTAATCAGCAAATTGCTAAAAACTCGTTGCAGTTGCAAAGCATCACCGCGCACCCAAAGAGAGCGTTTCCAATCAGAATCACCATAGTTTAATGATAGATGAATGCGACGATTTGCTGCTAATTCAATTAAGGTAGCCGTTGCTGTTTCTGCTAAGATACTTAAATCCACAGGAGCTAAATCTAGTTTTAAGCCTTCTGTATCATTGCGATAAACATCTAACAAAGTTTCTAATAAATCAAGGGAAGTTTCATGGCTGCGTGCCATTGTTGCTAGAACTTTCTGTTGGGTTGGTAAAACTGCACCAAATTTTTCTTTTTGAAAGGCTTTAATAGTTTCAACTGCTCCTAAAAGTGGCGTTTTTAAATCGTGAGTAAGTGTGGAAGCAAAATCTTCTCTTAGTCTCACTAATTGGGCTTGGGATTCGAGTTTAGTTTGAGTGAGGGCAATGGCTTTTTGAGATTTTCGTAATCGCTGACTTAAAAATCCGGTGACTATCAAAGCTATTGCAGCAATTACTCGACTAGCAACAGTAGAAGCTCGAATTGATTCAGCTCCAGGTATCCACGCATTTAACATAGTTAGAAAAACAGCAAGAAATGTTGCGCTTATTGTTGCCATTCCCCCAAACCAAGAATTGACTAATAAAATTGCTCCACTGTAGAGATATCCAAAAACATAATCATTGGGGGTAGAATATTCTAAAACTGCTAGAAAGATAAATATAGTGACAATTAGTAATATTTTACCAAGACGTAAGTTATTGTTTATTAATTTATTTTTTAAAGATGCCATTTACTAACTTACCTTTTCTCAACTTATACAACTATAACAATTATCAAGGCTCAGATCCCTGACTTCTTAAAGAAGTCAGATATCTTGTTTACTAGCGTTTAGATTTCCTCTAAACTTTACTAAACACTGATATATATCTTTAGGTAGACACATAAATAGAAAAATAAACGATTTTTATATCCTTGTACTCCTTGTTTTTATTGCCACAATAATTGATGATATAAATTAATCATCTCAAGATTACTATCTAAATCAGGATTTTTAGGATGAAATAATTAACAGAAATGATACTGAAAGTAAGCATTTAGCCGTCAGCTATTAGAGGATGTTTGAAAAGTGGTATTCCGTAATTTTCATCACATTGCTACCCCCCTTTCCCCTTGTAAAGGGGGGAAACAATAAAAATCCAGTTCCCTCCCCTTTACAAGGGGAGGGTTAGGGTGGGGTAAAAAATATTTAATACATCAACCATAACTTTTCAAACACCCTCTTAGGAAGAATTGAATTGATAAGCATTCTGAATATTAATTACTGATGTCAGCCTCCCCCCACTTGAAAACCCGTAAAATCTGTTTTTAGCTGACTGCTTAATACTGAAAAGCCATAACAACTTTCTTTGAGGAGATTTTATAATTCATGTTACAAGGTTGGATACAAATTGCATTGACATTAATTCTTGTCATTGCCACCACTCCTTTATTAGGGAGATATATCGCTTGCGTTTTTCTAGGAGAAAGCACACTGCTTGACTCTGTGTTAAATCCCATAGAAAGAATAATTTTTGTCTTAATTGGAGTTCGTCCTCAAGATGAAATGACAGGTTGGCAATATGCCAAAGCTGTACTTTACAGTAATATCGTTATGGGGATTTTGGTATTTACTATTTTGATGACTCAAGCATGGCTACCATTCAATCCGACAGGGTTAGGTACACCAACTTGGGATACAGCATTACACACGACTTTTTCTTTTCTTACTAATACAGATCAACAACATTATTCTGGAGAAACAACCTTCAGTTATGCCAGTCAAACATTCGCTTTGAGTTTTTTGATGTTCGTTTCATCAGCGACCGGTTTGTCGGTGGGAATTGCCTTTATTCGGGGCTTAACTGGCAGAACATTGGGTAACTTTTATATTGACATCACCAAGTCAATTACGCGGATTTTGTTGCCCATGTCAATCATTATGGGATTGTTATTGATCATGGCTGGTGTGCCTGAAACCCTTGCCGGAGTGGCAACAGCGACAACATTAGAAGGTGCTACTCAAGCGATCGCTCGCGGACCAGTTGCCCACATGGAAGCGATTAAACAAATTGGTGAGAACGGTGGTGGTTTTTTTGCTACTAACTCAGCACATCCCTTTGAAAATCCCAGTGGTTTTTCTAACTTATTGCAAACCTGGGGCATGATTTCTATCCCCACAGCACTAATTTACACCTATAGCGTATTTGCTAACAATCTCAAACAAGCATGGTTAGCATTTTGGATGGTTTTTACTATCTTTACCATCTTGTTGATTGTAACTACAATTGGTGAGTATCAAGGAAATCCCTTAGTTAATTCTCTTTTAGGATCACAACAACCCAATTTAGAAGGAAAAGAAGTAAGATTTGGTTGGGCGCAAAGTTCATTATTTGCAACTATTACCACCGGGACAATGTGTGGTGCTGTTAACGCACTTCTCGACTCATTTATGCCCCCAGGTGGATTTGTATTTCTCTTTAATTTATTCTTGCAAATAGTTTGGGGAGGTCAAGGAACTGGGACAGCATATTTATTTATCTACTATATTTTAGCAGTGTTTTTAACTGGCTTAATGGTAGGACGGACTCCAGAATTTTTAGGTCGCAAAATCGAGAAAAAAGAAATCGTTCTGTCCAGCGTTGTTTTATTAGTTCACCCCTTCGCCATTCTCATCCCTTGGGCAATAGTTTTTGCTTTTCCCGATGCACTTTCAGGTATTAGTAACCCAGGCTTTCATGGCGTTTCTCAAGTAGTTTATGAATATGCTTCCGCAGCCGCAAATAACGGTTCTGGCTTTGAAGGACTAGCTGATAGTCAACCAGCAGCAACAGGACTTTGGTGGAATCTCAGTGCTAGTTTCAGTATTCTCGCAGGACGTTATATTCCCATTATTGCCTTGTTGCTATTAGCAGATAGTATGTCCAACAAACAACCAGTTCCTATGACTGCCGGTACTCTCAGAACCGACACTGGTTTATTCACTGGAGTTACAGGAGGAGTAATTTTAATTCTTGGGGCGCTGACTTTCTTTCCTGTATTAGTTTTAGGTCCAATTGCAGAATGGTTTTTAATTTCCAAATAAACTTATGACTTACACAAAATATGTTTCAATCTTTTATTCCTCTGCGTCCTCTGTGCCTCTGTGGTTCGTCCCTGACATTTTTGAATAACTAAACATCCATGAAAACTACAAAAACTCGACAAGAACGAAAACATACTCCCAAAGTTAAAAATACTGGAATCTATACTAGAGCATTTAAACAAGCATTTGTCAAATTAGACCCACGCAATATGCTAAAAAATCCAGTTATGTTTTTAGTGTGGGTGGGGACGATTGTTACAGCTTTAGTAACTATTGAACCAAATCTTTTTGGGATTACTCCTGATAATAATCCGCGACTTTTTAACGGTCTAATTACCATAATTCTGTTCTTGACTCTTATTTTTGCAAATTTCGCCGAAGCGGTAGCAGAAGGACGAGGAAAAGCGCAAGCTGACTCATTACGGGCGACAAAATCCGATGTTGTAGCCCGAAAACTTCTCCCTGACGGTTCTATTCAAGAAGTTAATTCTGCTACTTTGCGTCGTGGTGATCAAATTAAAGTTATCGCTGGTGATGTTATCCCCGCAGACGGAGAAGTAATTGCTGGTGTGGCTTCTGTAGATGAATCTGCTATTACTGGAGAATCTGCGCCAGTTTTAAAACAACCAGGAACTGATATTGCTAGTTCTGTAACGGGAGGAACGCGCATTAATTCTGATGAACTAACTATTAGGGTAACATCAGATCCAGGTCAAGGTTTTATTGATAGAATGATTGCTTTAGTAGAAGGGGCTTCTCGCACTAAAACCCCCAATGAAATTGCCTTAACTGTACTTTTGGCAGTGCTAACTCAAGTTTTTTTAGTGGTAATTGTCACGCTACCAACAGTGTCAGTTTATGTTAAATCACCTGTGAGTATTGCGGTATTAATTGCCTTATTAGTGGCGTTAATTCCTACTACAATTGGCGGATTATTGAGTGCAATTGGCATTGCCGGGATGGATAGAGTGGCTCAATTTAATGTCATAGCCACATCTGGAAGGGCTGTAGAAGCCTGTGGAGATATTAACACTTTGGTTTTAGACAAAACGGGAACAATTACATTAGGAAACCGCATGGCGGAAGAATTTATTCCTGTTAAAGGTCATTCTCTCAATGAAGTTGCCCAAATTTCCTTGGCATCCAGTATTTTTGATGAAACTCCCGAAGGAAAATCAATTGTTAAATTAGCCGAATCATTAGGAGCAAAATTGAGTTTTAATCCCACAACTGCGGCAGGAATTGAATTTTCAGCAAAAACGCGTATGAGTGGCATTGATTTACCGAATGGCGTAGAAATTCGCAAAGGGGCTGTAGATGCAATTAAAGGATTTGTGCGTTCTCGAAATGGACAATTAACCGCAGAACTTAATACGGCTTATGAGCGAGTTTCTAAATTAGGGGGAACACCATTAGCAGTTTGTAAAAATGATGATATTTATGGTGTAATTTATCTTAAAGATATTATTAAACCGGGGATTAAAGAACGATTTGATCAAATGCGAAGAATGGGAATTAAAACTGTGATGCTGACAGGAGATAACCGTCTCACTGCTTCTGTAATTGCCGAAGAAGCTGGTGTAGATGACTTTATTGCTGAAGCAACTCCAGAGGACAAAATTGAAGTAATTCGCAGCGAACAAGCACAAGGAAAATTAGTCGCTATGACTGGAGATGGTACTAATGATGCCCCAGCTTTAGCACAAGCGAATGTTGGTGTAGCAATGAATTCTGGTACACAAGCTGCAAAGGAAGCTGCTAATATGGTAGATCTGGATTCTGACCCGACAAAATTAATTGATATTGTCACTATTGGTAAACAATTACTAATTACCCGTGGGGCTTTAACAACTTTTTCTCTGGCTAATGATGTCGCTAAATACTTCGCAATCATTCCAGCAATTTTCCCTGGGATTGGGGTAAATGGTTTAAATATTATGGGTTTGGCAAGTACCCAATCAGCAGTTTTATCAGCTTTGATTTACAACGCTTTGATTATTCCGGCATTGATTCCTTTAGCATTAACTGGGGTGAAATTTCGTCCTCTCACTGCTAACCAACTTTTGCAACGGAACATCTTTATTTACGGATTAGGTGGCGTGATTGCTCCTTTTATTGCTATCAAAATTATTGACGTTTTCATTGTATCTATAGGATTAGCTTAATCAATGACAATTTCTAAAGGTCATCGTGTTCCTCTGGGTCTGTTTTTACTACTTTGCTTGAATTTATTATTAGCACCAGCAGTTCAAGCAGCGACTTCGGTAGCAGAATCGCGTTTTTCGGCTTATACGATTACTTTGTTGGGGCTTGTTACTCTGTGTCTTTGTGTTTATTTGTTTGTGGTGATTTTTCAGCCTGAGAGGTTTTAATATGAACCATATTTTTTATTTCGCGCAGAGACGCTAAGGAGCAAAGGCGCAAAGGAAGAAATATATTTTGTTGTGGTTTTTAAATTAGGGAGGTTTTAATATGAGTCAGAGACATCAAGTTAGTAAGGCGATTCGTTCGACTTTGGTTTTGTGGGTGATAACGGCTTTTATTTATCCGTTATTTATGTTGATTTCGGGACAAGTTGTTTTTTCTGATCAGGCTAATGGTAGTTTAATTAAAAATTCTCAAGGTGTGATTATTGGTTCAGCTTTAATTGGTCAACCTTTTGCCAGTGAAAAGTATTTTTGGGGTCGTCCTAGCACTACTAATTACAGCACAGCAGACCCTAAAAAGGATGAAGTTGGTGTTTTGAAGACGGGGGTATCTGGTGCTAGTAATTTAGCTCCCAGTAATCCAGCATTACTAGAACGTATTAATGGGAATGAAGGTGAAATTCAGCGACTTAAAAAAGCGGGTATCCAACCTACTGCGGATTTAGTTTATACTTCTGGTTCGAGTCTTGATCCTCACATTACTCCTGAAAGTGCTAAGGTACAAATTGCCAGAGTAGCAAAAGCGCGAGGAGTTGAACCAAAGCAGTTGGAAACTTTAATTTCTCAAAACACTGATGGTCGTTTCTTGGGTATTTTTGGTGAACCGGGAGTAAATGTTTTAAAACTAAATCTAGCAGTGGATAAAATTAGTAAATAAGTAGGAATTTGTTCATG is a window encoding:
- a CDS encoding sensor histidine kinase, with the protein product MASLKNKLINNNLRLGKILLIVTIFIFLAVLEYSTPNDYVFGYLYSGAILLVNSWFGGMATISATFLAVFLTMLNAWIPGAESIRASTVASRVIAAIALIVTGFLSQRLRKSQKAIALTQTKLESQAQLVRLREDFASTLTHDLKTPLLGAVETIKAFQKEKFGAVLPTQQKVLATMARSHETSLDLLETLLDVYRNDTEGLKLDLAPVDLSILAETATATLIELAANRRIHLSLNYGDSDWKRSLWVRGDALQLQRVFSNLLINAINHSRRGDHVEIVLESQTSYQVVKILDTGAGIQPEQFSHLFERFYQGNSDSYGALVPSGTLRERYRGELSQRQAKGSGLGLYLSRQIIEAHNGIIWAENRVPNGAIFAFKLPVLPFQS
- the kdpA gene encoding potassium-transporting ATPase subunit KdpA, with protein sequence MLQGWIQIALTLILVIATTPLLGRYIACVFLGESTLLDSVLNPIERIIFVLIGVRPQDEMTGWQYAKAVLYSNIVMGILVFTILMTQAWLPFNPTGLGTPTWDTALHTTFSFLTNTDQQHYSGETTFSYASQTFALSFLMFVSSATGLSVGIAFIRGLTGRTLGNFYIDITKSITRILLPMSIIMGLLLIMAGVPETLAGVATATTLEGATQAIARGPVAHMEAIKQIGENGGGFFATNSAHPFENPSGFSNLLQTWGMISIPTALIYTYSVFANNLKQAWLAFWMVFTIFTILLIVTTIGEYQGNPLVNSLLGSQQPNLEGKEVRFGWAQSSLFATITTGTMCGAVNALLDSFMPPGGFVFLFNLFLQIVWGGQGTGTAYLFIYYILAVFLTGLMVGRTPEFLGRKIEKKEIVLSSVVLLVHPFAILIPWAIVFAFPDALSGISNPGFHGVSQVVYEYASAAANNGSGFEGLADSQPAATGLWWNLSASFSILAGRYIPIIALLLLADSMSNKQPVPMTAGTLRTDTGLFTGVTGGVILILGALTFFPVLVLGPIAEWFLISK
- the kdpB gene encoding potassium-transporting ATPase subunit KdpB, translating into MKTTKTRQERKHTPKVKNTGIYTRAFKQAFVKLDPRNMLKNPVMFLVWVGTIVTALVTIEPNLFGITPDNNPRLFNGLITIILFLTLIFANFAEAVAEGRGKAQADSLRATKSDVVARKLLPDGSIQEVNSATLRRGDQIKVIAGDVIPADGEVIAGVASVDESAITGESAPVLKQPGTDIASSVTGGTRINSDELTIRVTSDPGQGFIDRMIALVEGASRTKTPNEIALTVLLAVLTQVFLVVIVTLPTVSVYVKSPVSIAVLIALLVALIPTTIGGLLSAIGIAGMDRVAQFNVIATSGRAVEACGDINTLVLDKTGTITLGNRMAEEFIPVKGHSLNEVAQISLASSIFDETPEGKSIVKLAESLGAKLSFNPTTAAGIEFSAKTRMSGIDLPNGVEIRKGAVDAIKGFVRSRNGQLTAELNTAYERVSKLGGTPLAVCKNDDIYGVIYLKDIIKPGIKERFDQMRRMGIKTVMLTGDNRLTASVIAEEAGVDDFIAEATPEDKIEVIRSEQAQGKLVAMTGDGTNDAPALAQANVGVAMNSGTQAAKEAANMVDLDSDPTKLIDIVTIGKQLLITRGALTTFSLANDVAKYFAIIPAIFPGIGVNGLNIMGLASTQSAVLSALIYNALIIPALIPLALTGVKFRPLTANQLLQRNIFIYGLGGVIAPFIAIKIIDVFIVSIGLA
- the kdpF gene encoding K(+)-transporting ATPase subunit F; this encodes MTISKGHRVPLGLFLLLCLNLLLAPAVQAATSVAESRFSAYTITLLGLVTLCLCVYLFVVIFQPERF
- the kdpC gene encoding K(+)-transporting ATPase subunit C, translated to MSQRHQVSKAIRSTLVLWVITAFIYPLFMLISGQVVFSDQANGSLIKNSQGVIIGSALIGQPFASEKYFWGRPSTTNYSTADPKKDEVGVLKTGVSGASNLAPSNPALLERINGNEGEIQRLKKAGIQPTADLVYTSGSSLDPHITPESAKVQIARVAKARGVEPKQLETLISQNTDGRFLGIFGEPGVNVLKLNLAVDKISK